A genomic segment from Calditrichota bacterium encodes:
- a CDS encoding amino acid permease produces the protein MVKSKNLSLVEVISMAVGTMIGASIFSIFGFGAEVAGKSLPEAFLLSGVYALVVAYSYAILGSKIVSNAGPIAFILKGIGDNVITGALSILMWLTYVVSISLFVKGFAGYFLPLVHVEPTVFATGIVEVVVIAFFTALNFLGSKAVGRAEFYIVLTKLSILLFFILGGVLTIKGSYIRPDFSYSHLSGMFNASIIFFLSYMGFGLITNASENMKNPEKNVPLAIFSSIFIVMIIYISISLVTLGNLPLQDIIKAQENALAEAARPFLGNFGFLLISIGALFSISSALNATIFGGANVAYSLAKDGELPEFFERKVWFKSTEGLYITAGVSLFFALFFDLGEIATITSTVFTVIYIFVLVSHLKLRKEFGGNKILLSFNLTILLMVFVALMNYQFRTQRGAFFASIFTFLTAVLIEFIYRKIKNRNFSKK, from the coding sequence ATGGTTAAAAGCAAAAATCTCAGTCTGGTAGAAGTAATTTCCATGGCAGTCGGCACAATGATCGGCGCCAGTATTTTTTCCATTTTTGGCTTTGGCGCGGAAGTCGCCGGAAAAAGTCTTCCCGAGGCTTTTTTGTTGTCCGGAGTTTATGCGCTGGTTGTTGCCTATTCCTACGCCATCCTCGGCTCAAAGATAGTTTCCAATGCCGGACCTATCGCTTTTATTTTGAAAGGAATCGGGGATAACGTAATTACCGGAGCATTGAGCATTTTAATGTGGCTGACTTATGTGGTTTCGATTTCTCTTTTTGTCAAAGGTTTTGCCGGCTATTTTCTCCCGCTCGTTCATGTTGAACCTACGGTTTTTGCCACCGGAATTGTTGAAGTCGTTGTGATTGCATTCTTTACGGCGCTGAACTTCCTCGGCAGCAAAGCTGTTGGCAGGGCAGAATTTTATATCGTGTTGACAAAACTTTCTATTTTGCTGTTTTTTATTTTAGGCGGAGTTTTGACCATCAAAGGAAGTTACATCCGTCCGGATTTTAGCTATTCGCACTTGAGCGGCATGTTCAATGCCTCAATCATTTTTTTCCTTTCTTACATGGGTTTTGGTCTCATCACAAATGCATCAGAAAATATGAAAAATCCGGAAAAGAATGTTCCGTTAGCCATCTTCAGTAGTATTTTCATCGTGATGATTATCTACATTTCGATTTCGCTGGTCACTCTGGGGAACTTGCCGCTGCAAGATATCATCAAGGCTCAGGAAAATGCCCTCGCTGAAGCTGCCAGGCCTTTTCTGGGCAATTTTGGTTTTCTGCTCATTTCCATCGGGGCGCTGTTTTCCATTTCATCGGCGTTGAACGCCACGATTTTTGGCGGCGCCAATGTCGCCTACTCTCTGGCCAAAGACGGCGAATTGCCCGAATTTTTTGAAAGAAAAGTCTGGTTCAAATCAACGGAAGGATTATACATTACCGCCGGCGTCAGCCTCTTTTTCGCTCTGTTTTTTGATTTGGGAGAAATTGCGACCATTACGAGCACCGTTTTTACTGTCATTTACATTTTTGTTTTGGTTTCTCATCTCAAATTACGAAAAGAATTTGGTGGCAATAAAATTCTGCTTTCTTTTAATTTGACAATTCTTCTGATGGTTTTTGTTGCGCTAATGAACTATCAATTTCGCACGCAAAGAGGTGCATTCTTTGCCAGCATTTTCACTTTTTTAACAGCAGTGCTGATTGAATTTATTTATCGTAAAATTAAAAACAGAAACTTCAGCAAAAAATAA